In Deltaproteobacteria bacterium, the following proteins share a genomic window:
- a CDS encoding ParB/RepB/Spo0J family partition protein, producing MEGRKRRVLGRGLGALIGEKAASGRREKFVYCAPSEIRTNRFQPRRIFDEAALSELVDSIREKGVIEPLVARRGADGIELIAGERRLRAATLAGLKEVPVVMVEATDRESLELAVIENIQREDLNPIEEAEAYSRLMDFGLSQEEVAAKVGKERATVANYLRLLKLPPEVKDELGRGTISMGHARAIVSLPTAAAQRELCRRVISRGLSVRETERLAKAALGGGRKKAAGAGPQETDRQLRFVEDELRALFGTKVSIRENNGKGRVEFAFYSAQERERLLELLRSAAGR from the coding sequence ATGGAAGGAAGGAAAAGGCGGGTTCTGGGGCGCGGGCTCGGGGCGCTCATAGGCGAGAAGGCCGCTTCGGGGCGGCGGGAGAAGTTCGTCTACTGCGCGCCGTCCGAGATACGGACGAACAGGTTCCAGCCGCGCCGCATATTCGACGAGGCGGCCCTTTCCGAGCTCGTCGACTCGATCAGGGAAAAGGGTGTCATCGAGCCGCTCGTGGCCCGGCGCGGCGCCGACGGCATAGAGCTCATAGCGGGGGAGAGGCGGCTTCGGGCGGCCACGCTCGCCGGCTTGAAGGAGGTGCCGGTCGTGATGGTCGAGGCCACCGACCGCGAGAGCCTCGAGCTCGCCGTCATAGAGAACATCCAGCGCGAGGATCTCAACCCCATCGAAGAGGCCGAGGCCTACAGCAGGCTCATGGACTTCGGTCTCTCGCAGGAGGAGGTGGCCGCCAAGGTCGGCAAGGAGCGGGCCACGGTGGCCAACTACCTGAGGCTTCTGAAACTGCCGCCCGAGGTGAAGGACGAGCTCGGCCGGGGGACTATCTCCATGGGCCATGCCCGCGCCATCGTCTCGCTACCAACGGCCGCGGCCCAGCGCGAGCTCTGCAGGCGGGTCATAAGCCGCGGACTTTCGGTGCGCGAGACCGAGCGGCTCGCAAAGGCGGCCCTCGGGGGCGGGCGGAAGAAGGCGGCCGGCGCAGGGCCCCAGGAGACGGACCGCCAGCTCCGCTTCGTAGAGGACGAGCTCAGGGCGCTCTTCGGCACGAAGGTCTCGATAAGGGAGAACAACGGCAAGGGCAGGGTCGAGTTCGCCTTCTACTCGGCCCAGGAGCGGGAGCGGCTGCTCGAGCTTCTGAGGTCGGCCGCGGGGAGGTGA
- a CDS encoding polymer-forming cytoskeletal protein — protein sequence MFAKDEKRKNDTGIIGFIGKGMSVEGTLSFEGTARVDGNVKGQIRADGTLIVGDGALIEAQVKVETAVVTGEIRGTLQATKRVELQRPGKVIGDIVAPTLIIGEGVIFEGNCTMSGGKERVLEAQVVAVEEHGP from the coding sequence ATGTTCGCCAAGGACGAGAAGAGGAAGAACGACACGGGCATCATCGGCTTCATCGGCAAGGGCATGAGTGTGGAGGGGACGCTGAGCTTCGAGGGCACGGCCAGGGTGGACGGCAACGTCAAGGGGCAGATAAGGGCCGACGGCACCCTCATAGTGGGCGACGGCGCGCTCATCGAGGCCCAGGTGAAGGTGGAGACGGCGGTGGTCACCGGCGAGATAAGGGGGACGCTGCAGGCCACGAAGCGGGTGGAGCTCCAGCGTCCCGGCAAGGTCATAGGCGACATCGTCGCCCCGACGCTAATAATCGGCGAAGGGGTCATATTCGAGGGCAACTGCACGATGTCGGGCGGGAAGGAACGGGTGCTCGAGGCCCAGGTGGTGGCCGTCGAGGAACACGGCCCGTAA
- the glmS gene encoding glutamine--fructose-6-phosphate transaminase (isomerizing) has product MCGIVAYTGPRDAAPVLIEGLRKLEYRGYDSSGLAVVNDGSITVLRSVGKLRELERRCAANPVPGRLGIGHTRWATHGRPSEENAHPHREGSIAVVHNGIIENYLPLRSELASEGAVFKSETDTEILAHLINREIKRGLGLEEAVRAALKYVKGTYAMAAVSSAEPDKIVGARLECPLIVGLGEGETLFSSDIPAILDITRRAVFLDDGEVCTITSESVKITDLDGVEVRKTPKHIDWSPVMAEKGGYRHFMLKEIFEQPRAVTDTFRSQVLEEESDIFFADFPMDVKEMDKIYIVACGTSWHAALVGKFLIEELCRVPVEVDLGSEFRYRDPLVDERSLVVAVSQSGETADTLAALREAKRKGGRTMAICNVMESSITREALWSLMTHAGPEIGVASTKAFTTQLVALYMLAVFLGRRNGRVPDPAASLLIKELVELPKKMERALDGASHIEAVAKKYFHLRDFLYLGRGINYPVALEGALKLKEISYIHAEGYAAGEMKHGPIALIDEDVPVVVLAPADSTYGKILANMEEVLARGGQVIAVVSEGDRQAAQMTEDVITVPVTSHHLTPVLMSVPLQLLAYYVAVLKGTDVDQPRNLAKSVTVE; this is encoded by the coding sequence ATGTGCGGCATAGTGGCATACACGGGGCCGAGGGACGCGGCCCCGGTCCTCATCGAGGGTCTCCGCAAGCTCGAGTACCGCGGTTACGACTCGTCGGGGCTGGCCGTGGTCAACGACGGCTCCATAACCGTCCTGCGAAGCGTGGGCAAGCTGCGCGAGCTCGAGCGCCGCTGCGCCGCAAACCCCGTGCCGGGGCGGCTCGGCATAGGGCACACGCGCTGGGCCACCCACGGCCGCCCGAGCGAGGAGAACGCCCATCCCCACAGGGAAGGGTCCATCGCCGTGGTCCACAACGGCATCATAGAGAACTACCTCCCGCTGCGAAGCGAGCTTGCGAGCGAGGGGGCGGTCTTCAAGTCCGAGACCGACACCGAGATACTGGCCCACCTCATAAACCGCGAGATCAAGCGGGGCCTGGGGCTCGAAGAGGCCGTGCGCGCGGCGCTCAAGTACGTGAAGGGCACCTATGCGATGGCGGCGGTGAGCAGCGCCGAGCCCGACAAGATAGTGGGCGCGAGGCTCGAGTGCCCGCTCATCGTCGGGCTCGGCGAGGGCGAGACCCTCTTCTCTTCCGACATACCGGCCATCCTGGACATTACGAGACGGGCCGTCTTCCTCGACGACGGCGAGGTCTGCACCATAACGAGCGAGTCCGTGAAGATAACGGACCTCGACGGCGTGGAGGTGCGAAAGACGCCGAAGCACATCGACTGGAGCCCGGTGATGGCCGAAAAGGGCGGCTACCGCCACTTCATGCTCAAGGAGATATTCGAGCAGCCCAGGGCCGTGACCGACACCTTCCGCTCGCAGGTCCTCGAAGAGGAGAGCGACATCTTCTTCGCCGACTTCCCCATGGACGTAAAGGAGATGGACAAGATTTACATCGTCGCCTGCGGCACGTCGTGGCACGCGGCGCTGGTGGGGAAGTTCCTCATCGAGGAGCTCTGCCGGGTGCCTGTGGAGGTGGACCTGGGCAGCGAGTTCCGCTACCGCGACCCCCTGGTCGACGAACGCTCGCTGGTCGTGGCCGTCTCCCAGTCGGGCGAGACGGCCGACACGCTTGCGGCGCTGCGCGAGGCCAAGCGCAAGGGAGGGCGCACCATGGCGATCTGCAACGTCATGGAGAGCAGCATCACGCGCGAGGCCCTGTGGTCGCTCATGACCCATGCGGGGCCCGAGATAGGGGTGGCCTCCACCAAGGCGTTCACGACCCAGCTCGTGGCGCTCTACATGCTGGCCGTCTTCCTCGGCCGCCGCAACGGCCGCGTGCCCGACCCGGCGGCCTCGCTGCTCATAAAGGAGCTCGTCGAGCTGCCCAAGAAGATGGAAAGGGCGCTCGACGGCGCCTCCCACATAGAGGCCGTGGCGAAGAAGTACTTCCACCTGCGCGACTTCCTCTACCTGGGCAGGGGCATAAACTATCCCGTCGCCCTCGAGGGGGCGCTCAAGCTCAAGGAGATATCCTACATCCACGCCGAAGGCTATGCGGCGGGCGAGATGAAGCACGGTCCCATAGCGCTCATAGACGAGGACGTGCCGGTCGTGGTGCTCGCGCCGGCCGACTCCACCTACGGCAAGATACTGGCCAACATGGAGGAGGTGCTCGCCCGGGGCGGCCAGGTCATAGCGGTGGTGAGCGAGGGGGACCGCCAGGCGGCGCAGATGACCGAAGACGTCATAACGGTGCCGGTCACGTCACACCACTTAACGCCCGTGCTCATGAGCGTGCCGCTTCAGCTCCTGGCCTACTACGTGGCCGTGCTCAAGGGCACGGACGTGGACCAGCCGCGAAACCTGGCAAAGAGCGTAACCGTCGAGTAG
- the plsY gene encoding glycerol-3-phosphate 1-O-acyltransferase — MLSILVFMAFAYIVGSIPSGVVVARLLGAPDPREVGSGNIGATNVSRAAGKGAGLATLAADLSKGALPTCIAMHATGGRPLAVTLTGLAAMAGHLYPLFLRFKGGKGVATAAGVVAVISPSVLLFDVAVFVVVAALTRYVSLASLAAAAALPGFFLVTAGKLPYVPFGVAAAAAVAARHSANIKRLLEGRENRL; from the coding sequence ATGCTCTCCATACTCGTGTTCATGGCGTTCGCCTACATCGTCGGCTCCATACCGAGCGGCGTCGTGGTGGCGCGCCTTCTGGGCGCCCCCGACCCGCGCGAGGTCGGCAGCGGCAACATCGGCGCCACCAACGTCTCGCGGGCGGCGGGAAAGGGGGCGGGCCTTGCGACCCTTGCGGCCGACCTGTCCAAGGGGGCGCTCCCGACCTGTATCGCCATGCACGCCACGGGGGGCCGGCCCCTGGCCGTGACGCTCACCGGCCTTGCGGCCATGGCGGGCCACCTCTACCCCCTCTTTCTCCGCTTCAAGGGGGGCAAGGGGGTGGCCACGGCGGCGGGCGTGGTGGCCGTCATCTCGCCGTCGGTGCTGCTCTTCGACGTGGCGGTATTCGTCGTCGTCGCGGCCCTCACCCGCTACGTCTCGCTCGCCTCTCTGGCCGCAGCCGCGGCGCTGCCGGGCTTTTTCCTCGTCACGGCGGGCAAGCTCCCCTACGTGCCCTTCGGCGTCGCAGCGGCAGCGGCCGTGGCGGCGAGGCACTCGGCCAACATCAAGAGACTGCTCGAAGGCAGGGAAAACAGGCTTTAA
- a CDS encoding uridine phosphorylase yields the protein MRKGTRRSAKTPVYHLALSRAAIGEAALVLMPGDPKRSVKIAEAAAARLGGRAALLADNREYRTYLVESAQGKLLVTSTGIGGPSTSIAVDELAQLGVRTFIRVGTAGAISRELRIGDVVVTTGSVRLDGASTHYAPIEYPAVADHEVVTALIEGAEDAGARAHRGITASSDTFYPGEERTDSFTGYVLRRFQGATEELRRLRVLNYEMESATVLTLTAAMGLRGGCVTGVINRAGGAAISKAALRRGETSAVATAVNAAARLLGGCRT from the coding sequence TTGCGTAAAGGGACGCGCCGGTCGGCGAAGACTCCGGTCTATCACCTGGCGCTCAGCCGCGCCGCCATCGGAGAAGCCGCCCTCGTGCTCATGCCCGGAGACCCGAAGCGTTCGGTGAAGATAGCCGAGGCCGCGGCCGCGAGGCTGGGCGGCAGGGCCGCGCTGCTGGCCGACAACAGGGAGTACCGCACCTATCTCGTCGAGAGCGCGCAGGGGAAGCTTCTCGTCACCTCCACGGGCATAGGAGGCCCGTCCACGTCCATCGCCGTGGACGAGCTCGCACAGCTCGGCGTGCGCACCTTCATCCGCGTGGGCACCGCCGGCGCCATCTCCAGGGAGCTCAGGATCGGAGACGTCGTCGTCACGACGGGCTCTGTGCGGCTCGACGGCGCGTCGACCCACTACGCGCCCATCGAGTACCCGGCGGTAGCGGACCACGAGGTGGTTACGGCCCTCATCGAAGGGGCCGAGGACGCAGGGGCGCGCGCTCACAGGGGCATTACGGCGTCGTCGGACACCTTCTACCCCGGCGAGGAGAGGACCGACTCCTTTACGGGCTACGTGCTGCGCCGCTTCCAGGGAGCCACCGAAGAGCTGCGCCGTCTCCGGGTGCTCAACTACGAGATGGAATCGGCCACGGTGCTCACCCTCACCGCGGCCATGGGGCTTCGGGGCGGGTGCGTCACGGGCGTCATCAACCGGGCAGGCGGTGCGGCCATATCGAAGGCGGCGCTTCGCCGCGGCGAAACGAGCGCCGTGGCCACGGCGGTGAACGCCGCGGCGAGACTGCTCGGCGGCTGCCGGACCTGA